A window from Moritella yayanosii encodes these proteins:
- a CDS encoding LysR family transcriptional regulator has protein sequence MLEVKHLKTIIALENTGSLVEASESLYMTQSALSHQIKDLEDRLNTALFIRKTRPLRFTVAGERVLKLAKSVLPMFTNTERDISRLLSGNAGRLHMAIECHSCFQWLMPAIDVFRDHWPEIELDLTSGFSFAPLPALKRGDVDLVVTSDPQVLSGIHYEPLFSYQPMLAVSHHHALADKAYIEPEDLSDETLITYPVEQERLDIFNLFLDPAGVSPHAIRHAELTIMMLQLVASGRGVAALPNWALTEYLEKDYILAKPLGEDSCWTTLYAAIRIEQLEMPYMVEFLKDAKASSFQQLKGIKIVN, from the coding sequence ATGCTCGAAGTTAAGCATTTGAAAACGATTATTGCATTAGAAAATACTGGCTCATTAGTCGAAGCATCTGAAAGTCTTTATATGACGCAATCAGCGTTATCACATCAGATAAAAGATCTTGAAGACCGTTTAAATACCGCGTTATTTATCCGTAAAACCAGGCCATTACGCTTTACCGTTGCAGGGGAGCGGGTACTTAAACTGGCCAAATCAGTGTTACCTATGTTCACCAACACTGAACGTGATATCAGCCGTTTGTTATCCGGTAATGCTGGGCGTCTACATATGGCTATCGAATGCCACAGTTGCTTTCAGTGGTTAATGCCGGCAATTGATGTGTTCCGTGACCACTGGCCAGAAATCGAGCTTGATTTGACCTCGGGCTTTAGCTTTGCCCCTTTGCCAGCATTAAAGCGGGGTGACGTAGATTTAGTAGTGACGTCCGATCCCCAAGTATTATCCGGTATTCATTACGAACCGCTGTTTAGCTATCAGCCGATGCTTGCGGTCAGTCACCATCATGCTTTAGCGGATAAAGCGTATATCGAGCCAGAGGATCTGAGTGATGAAACGTTGATCACGTATCCTGTAGAGCAGGAACGGTTAGATATCTTTAATTTATTTTTAGATCCTGCAGGGGTTTCCCCTCATGCCATTCGACATGCGGAATTAACCATCATGATGTTGCAACTGGTGGCGAGTGGACGCGGTGTTGCGGCATTGCCAAATTGGGCGTTAACAGAGTATTTAGAGAAAGATTATATTTTAGCTAAACCGCTTGGTGAAGACAGTTGTTGGACAACGCTATACGCGGCTATTCGAATTGAACAATTAGAAATGCCTTACATGGTTGAGTTTTTAAAAGATGCTAAAGCCAGTTCATTTCAGCAGTTGAAAGGGATAAAAATAGTGAATTAA
- a CDS encoding response regulator transcription factor: MSLEIRDLSILLIEPSTTQSRFITTQLQDAGVDNIECVSSIAQAKQSLTGFIPDLIISAMYFEDGSGAELAEFVKSNILTEDIAFMLISSEQRFSVLDKVKQAGAIAILPKPFKFIDLQRALNATLSFIEPEEMELDLYDVTTLKILVVDDSLTARKHICRVFYSMGIVGVTTAENGVEALEYLAQNTFDLIVTDYNMPEMDGKELVEKIRTNPELSYLPILMVTSEEGSAQLSAVKQAGVSALCDKPFDIDTVRMLVKQLLNEQ; encoded by the coding sequence ATGAGTCTTGAAATTCGTGACCTGTCTATTTTATTAATTGAGCCTTCCACTACACAAAGCAGGTTTATCACTACACAATTGCAGGATGCCGGTGTTGATAACATCGAATGTGTATCCTCAATCGCACAAGCAAAGCAAAGTTTGACTGGATTCATTCCTGATTTGATCATTAGTGCCATGTATTTTGAAGATGGTTCAGGGGCTGAACTTGCTGAATTCGTTAAATCAAATATTCTCACTGAAGATATTGCCTTTATGCTCATTTCGAGTGAACAACGATTTTCTGTGTTAGATAAAGTGAAACAAGCTGGCGCTATCGCAATTTTACCCAAGCCGTTTAAATTTATTGATTTACAACGCGCCCTCAATGCCACGCTTAGCTTCATTGAACCAGAAGAAATGGAACTGGATTTATACGATGTAACCACATTAAAAATACTTGTTGTCGATGATAGTTTAACGGCAAGAAAGCATATCTGTCGTGTATTCTACAGTATGGGTATTGTGGGGGTGACAACCGCTGAAAATGGCGTTGAAGCATTAGAATATTTGGCACAAAACACCTTCGATTTGATTGTGACCGATTACAACATGCCAGAAATGGATGGCAAAGAGTTAGTTGAGAAGATCAGAACAAACCCAGAATTATCCTACCTACCAATCTTGATGGTCACATCTGAAGAAGGCAGTGCGCAGTTAAGCGCGGTAAAACAAGCTGGTGTCTCTGCACTTTGTGATAAACCTTTTGATATTGATACGGTTAGAATGCTTGTGAAACAATTGTTGAATGAACAATAA
- a CDS encoding sensor histidine kinase — protein sequence MSHRSLLGQITFPLIILFVTMTAGLFFIYCAITDTNSARVEQTLHKNLAQQIIHYSEGLQQGDISRTALKPAFHSLMLLGPSYEIYITDNQGKLLVYAAESSKIKRDTINIKPLDSFIKGVNYPIYADNPRSLDQQKLFSTAPIFKDHQQIGYVFVILGGDKYDSIVNNLAFDSDMYKLLAALVIFFALAFALLVFIFARLVRPIIQLDQDITNFVKNDFTTVSTSTPHQYAANEIINLHNNFSSLENKIHKQLTQIKSTEQLRREMLSHISHDLKTPLASLKGYLETWLIQHPEAAGSDFIQVAQKNANQLQRLVEQIIELAQLDSNTVSLYQEPVAVAELAQDVLNKFQLQAQQKDITLSVEPKDPSLQAIADIAKLERVLTNLVDNALRHCRPGDSIKIQLQPKDNQLIISIADSGMGIPKEDVAHIFDAHFRAKNTVNGPQGNSGLGLAIVAKLLSLHHTKISVSSVLSQGTTFSFSLPTSGAYNGSM from the coding sequence ATGTCACATAGATCCTTATTAGGGCAGATCACATTCCCGTTGATTATTTTGTTTGTCACTATGACTGCAGGTTTGTTTTTTATTTATTGTGCAATTACCGATACCAACTCTGCCCGCGTAGAACAAACCCTACACAAAAATTTAGCTCAACAAATCATCCACTATTCTGAGGGTTTACAACAAGGTGATATTAGTCGAACAGCACTAAAACCCGCCTTTCATAGCTTAATGCTGCTTGGTCCTAGTTATGAAATATACATCACCGATAACCAAGGTAAATTATTAGTATATGCCGCCGAATCAAGTAAGATCAAACGGGATACGATTAATATAAAACCATTAGATAGCTTTATTAAAGGGGTTAACTATCCTATTTATGCTGATAACCCAAGAAGTCTCGATCAGCAAAAGCTCTTTTCAACAGCCCCTATATTTAAAGACCATCAACAAATTGGTTATGTTTTTGTTATTCTCGGCGGAGATAAATACGACAGTATTGTGAATAACTTAGCATTCGACAGTGATATGTATAAGCTCCTTGCAGCCCTAGTCATCTTCTTCGCCTTAGCCTTCGCGTTGTTAGTCTTCATATTTGCACGACTCGTCAGGCCAATTATTCAACTAGATCAAGATATTACTAATTTTGTCAAAAATGACTTCACCACGGTTTCAACATCAACACCGCATCAATACGCCGCTAATGAGATAATTAATTTACATAATAATTTTTCATCATTAGAAAATAAGATACACAAGCAGTTAACGCAAATTAAATCCACAGAACAACTGCGTCGAGAAATGCTTTCACATATCTCTCACGATCTCAAAACCCCACTAGCCTCATTAAAAGGGTATCTTGAAACTTGGCTAATACAACATCCAGAGGCTGCTGGCAGTGACTTTATTCAAGTCGCGCAAAAGAATGCGAACCAATTACAGCGTCTTGTCGAGCAGATCATCGAACTCGCTCAGCTAGACAGTAATACCGTGAGCCTATATCAAGAACCTGTGGCCGTTGCCGAACTTGCGCAGGACGTCTTGAATAAGTTCCAACTACAAGCACAACAAAAAGACATCACTTTGTCAGTTGAACCTAAAGATCCGAGCCTACAAGCAATTGCCGATATTGCTAAATTAGAGCGGGTATTAACCAATCTGGTGGATAACGCCTTAAGGCACTGCCGACCCGGTGATAGTATTAAGATCCAGTTACAACCGAAAGATAATCAGTTGATCATCAGTATTGCCGATTCCGGTATGGGTATACCAAAAGAAGATGTAGCACATATTTTTGATGCCCATTTCAGAGCCAAAAATACCGTCAATGGTCCACAAGGAAACTCTGGATTAGGACTCGCTATCGTAGCGAAATTACTGTCATTACATCATACCAAGATCTCAGTATCGAGTGTATTGAGCCAAGGTACAACGTTCAGTTTTAGCTTACCGACAAGTGGAGCATATAATGGGAGCATGTAA
- a CDS encoding response regulator transcription factor, with amino-acid sequence MDTHVLVVEDQQDIANLIRINLEMIGKKVTCCHNAKDAFQQLRDNVFQLILLDLNLPDMDGLDICKKIRINDAIVPIMILTARTEELDRVQGLEAGADDYLAKPFSVLELQARVKALLRRSNVQATNNIEPEQIRIADLIIDQATHSVYRNKKLITLTSTEFSLLAFLAKSPGRVYSREQLLAEVWDYHNDCYEHTVNSHMNRLRNKIEPNPAKPTYIKTVWGVGYKLEVNDVT; translated from the coding sequence ATGGATACACATGTATTGGTGGTCGAAGACCAGCAAGATATCGCTAATTTAATTCGCATTAATCTAGAAATGATTGGCAAAAAAGTGACTTGTTGCCATAACGCTAAAGATGCATTTCAGCAACTGCGCGACAATGTGTTTCAACTTATCTTGTTAGACTTAAATCTACCTGATATGGATGGACTCGATATATGTAAAAAAATAAGAATCAATGATGCCATCGTGCCCATCATGATATTAACCGCCCGCACAGAAGAGCTCGATCGTGTTCAAGGCTTAGAAGCCGGTGCTGATGATTACCTTGCTAAACCATTTAGTGTATTAGAGTTACAGGCTCGGGTTAAAGCCCTGCTGCGTCGTAGTAATGTGCAAGCAACAAATAATATCGAACCTGAACAAATTAGGATTGCAGATTTAATCATAGATCAAGCAACGCATAGTGTGTATCGAAATAAAAAGTTAATCACACTAACCAGTACTGAGTTTTCATTATTAGCCTTTTTAGCTAAATCGCCAGGCCGAGTATATAGCAGAGAGCAATTACTTGCCGAAGTATGGGATTATCATAACGACTGTTATGAGCATACCGTCAACTCACACATGAATAGATTAAGAAACAAAATTGAGCCAAATCCAGCAAAACCCACTTACATCAAAACTGTGTGGGGCGTTGGTTATAAACTGGAGGTCAACGATGTCACATAG
- a CDS encoding Re/Si-specific NAD(P)(+) transhydrogenase subunit alpha: MQIGIPRESLKGETRVAATPATVEQLQKLGFSVLVESNAGQLANFNDATFEAAGATISGDTKQVWASDIVLKVNAPANDKEIKLLQKGTSLISFIWPAQNEELLEKLAKREINVLAMDSVPRISRSQSLDALSSMANIAGYRAVIEAANEFGRFFTGQITAAGKVPPAKVLIIGAGVAGLSAIGAAGSLGAIVRAYDTRPEVKEQITSLGAEFLTVDFDESSGSGDGYAKVMSEDYKAQEQKMLAEQVADADIIITTALIPGRPAPRLISQEMVDGMKAGSVIVDLAAVNGGNVEPSVVDKVITTDGGVKVIGYNEMARRLPAQASQLYGTNLVNLLKLLTPEKDGEMIINFDDVVQRGVTVIKDGKITWPAPPIQVSAAPQAAKKEEVKEAPAKPEKKKTGIYKALLAGGGIWAYSALASYVPAEFLNHLMVFALACVIGYYLIWDVAASLHTPLMSVTNAISGIVILGAFFQMGAESGLVTLLAFLGTFIATINIAGGFAVTERMLKMFRK; the protein is encoded by the coding sequence ATGCAAATAGGTATACCAAGAGAGAGCCTCAAAGGTGAAACTCGAGTTGCTGCCACACCAGCAACTGTTGAGCAGTTACAGAAATTAGGCTTTTCTGTGTTGGTTGAAAGCAACGCAGGTCAACTAGCTAATTTTAATGACGCTACTTTTGAAGCGGCTGGAGCAACAATTTCGGGAGATACCAAACAAGTTTGGGCTTCTGATATTGTACTAAAAGTTAATGCGCCAGCAAATGACAAAGAAATTAAGTTATTACAAAAAGGCACTTCATTAATCAGCTTCATTTGGCCAGCTCAAAATGAAGAACTTCTAGAGAAGCTTGCCAAACGTGAAATTAACGTTTTGGCAATGGATTCAGTGCCTCGTATTTCACGTTCACAGTCACTTGATGCATTAAGCTCAATGGCTAATATCGCGGGTTACCGTGCGGTAATCGAAGCCGCCAATGAATTTGGCCGTTTCTTTACCGGTCAAATTACCGCTGCGGGTAAAGTACCACCTGCAAAAGTACTGATTATTGGTGCTGGTGTTGCTGGCCTTTCTGCCATAGGCGCGGCGGGTAGCTTAGGTGCGATTGTTCGTGCGTACGATACGCGTCCTGAAGTTAAAGAACAGATCACCAGTTTGGGTGCTGAATTTTTAACAGTAGACTTTGACGAGTCTTCGGGATCTGGTGATGGTTACGCGAAAGTAATGAGTGAAGACTATAAAGCTCAAGAGCAGAAGATGCTTGCTGAGCAAGTTGCTGATGCCGATATCATCATTACCACGGCATTAATTCCTGGTCGTCCTGCACCTCGCCTCATTAGTCAAGAAATGGTTGATGGCATGAAGGCGGGTAGTGTGATTGTCGATTTAGCGGCAGTGAACGGCGGTAACGTTGAACCAAGTGTCGTTGATAAAGTTATTACCACAGACGGTGGCGTTAAAGTTATCGGTTATAACGAAATGGCACGTCGTCTACCAGCACAAGCATCACAGCTTTACGGTACCAACTTAGTTAACTTGCTTAAATTACTCACACCAGAAAAAGATGGTGAAATGATCATCAACTTTGATGATGTTGTTCAACGTGGTGTGACGGTAATTAAAGACGGTAAAATTACTTGGCCTGCGCCACCGATTCAAGTTTCAGCTGCGCCTCAAGCTGCAAAAAAAGAAGAAGTGAAAGAAGCGCCTGCGAAACCTGAAAAGAAAAAAACGGGTATCTACAAGGCATTATTAGCCGGTGGCGGTATCTGGGCATATTCAGCGTTAGCAAGTTATGTTCCTGCTGAATTCTTAAATCACTTAATGGTATTCGCACTAGCTTGTGTGATTGGTTATTACCTGATTTGGGATGTGGCAGCGTCATTACATACGCCGCTGATGAGTGTAACGAATGCTATTTCAGGTATTGTTATTCTTGGTGCTTTCTTCCAAATGGGCGCTGAGAGTGGTCTTGTAACCTTACTCGCATTCCTCGGCACATTTATTGCCACTATCAACATCGCCGGTGGTTTTGCCGTTACTGAGCGTATGTTGAAAATGTTCCGTAAATAA
- the pntB gene encoding Re/Si-specific NAD(P)(+) transhydrogenase subunit beta, with product MSQESIEAAQNAINAAQAAVDAATQAAQLAQIAVAEQASVAVDVVQEVAVATSGNSILEAAYIVAAVLFVLALAALSKQETAQRGIYVGILGMVVAVVATLFSSDVTNIGYIIAAMLAGGAFGVRWANKIGMTEMPEMVAILNSFGGLAAVLIGYNSYIEHGITDPVMLSIHLTLIFLGVFIGIVTFVGSLIAWGKLNGRVKSSALMLPHRHKMNLAALLVTVYLMFSFVGAGFEGDTAALVIMSIIAIAFGAHLVLSIGGADMPVVVSMLNSYSGWAGAATGLILGNDLLIVTGALVGSSGAILSYVMCKAMNRSFISVIAGGFGNKVVVPTGDEEQGVHVETSAAEVAEMLMSSKRVIITPGYGMAVAQAQYPVFAITKKLRDAGIDVRFGIHPVAGRLPGHMNVLLAEAKVPYDIVLEMDEINKDFNDTDTVLVIGANDTVNPAAKEENSPISGMPVLEVWNAKNVVVFKRSMATGYAGVQNPLFFKENTTMLFGDAKESVEEIFKAM from the coding sequence ATGTCTCAAGAATCAATTGAAGCTGCACAAAATGCTATCAATGCAGCGCAAGCAGCGGTAGATGCAGCAACACAAGCCGCACAATTGGCACAGATTGCAGTTGCAGAACAAGCATCTGTTGCTGTTGATGTGGTACAGGAAGTTGCAGTCGCAACGAGTGGTAACAGTATTTTAGAAGCGGCCTATATCGTTGCCGCGGTACTGTTTGTACTTGCTCTTGCTGCGTTGTCAAAGCAAGAAACGGCACAGAGAGGTATTTATGTCGGTATTCTGGGTATGGTTGTAGCGGTTGTTGCAACATTATTTAGTAGTGACGTAACAAATATCGGTTATATCATAGCCGCTATGCTTGCTGGTGGTGCATTTGGTGTACGCTGGGCGAACAAAATCGGCATGACTGAAATGCCAGAAATGGTTGCGATCCTAAACAGCTTCGGTGGTTTAGCCGCGGTACTTATCGGTTACAACAGTTATATCGAACACGGCATTACAGATCCAGTTATGTTAAGCATCCACTTAACTCTGATCTTTTTAGGTGTGTTTATCGGTATCGTGACATTTGTTGGTTCATTAATCGCTTGGGGTAAGTTAAACGGTCGTGTTAAATCGAGCGCGTTAATGTTACCACACCGCCATAAAATGAACTTAGCAGCATTACTTGTTACTGTTTATCTAATGTTCTCATTCGTTGGTGCTGGTTTTGAAGGCGACACTGCGGCGTTAGTCATCATGAGTATCATTGCAATTGCATTTGGTGCGCATTTAGTATTATCAATTGGTGGCGCAGATATGCCAGTTGTTGTCTCTATGCTTAACTCTTATTCAGGTTGGGCTGGTGCAGCTACAGGTCTTATCTTAGGTAATGATCTGTTAATTGTAACTGGTGCGTTAGTCGGTTCTTCGGGTGCTATCTTAAGTTATGTAATGTGTAAAGCGATGAACCGTTCGTTTATCTCTGTTATTGCAGGCGGCTTCGGTAACAAGGTTGTTGTACCAACAGGTGATGAAGAGCAAGGTGTTCACGTTGAAACATCTGCAGCTGAAGTAGCTGAAATGCTAATGAGCTCTAAGCGTGTAATCATTACTCCTGGTTATGGTATGGCTGTTGCGCAAGCACAGTATCCGGTATTCGCTATCACCAAGAAGTTGCGTGATGCGGGTATTGATGTACGCTTTGGTATTCACCCTGTAGCGGGTCGTTTACCTGGTCACATGAACGTATTACTTGCTGAAGCAAAAGTACCTTACGATATCGTATTAGAAATGGATGAGATCAATAAAGATTTCAACGACACTGATACCGTACTTGTAATCGGTGCGAATGATACGGTTAACCCAGCAGCGAAAGAAGAAAACTCGCCAATCTCTGGTATGCCGGTACTCGAAGTATGGAATGCAAAAAATGTTGTTGTGTTCAAACGTAGTATGGCGACTGGTTATGCTGGTGTTCAAAACCCATTATTCTTCAAAGAGAACACAACTATGCTATTTGGCGATGCTAAAGAAAGCGTAGAAGAAATCTTCAAAGCAATGTAA
- a CDS encoding amino acid aminotransferase: MFEKIVTAAADPILGLTEAFVKDPRAEKINLGVGIYKDETGQTPILKSVKLAEQKLIDEEKSKSYLSIEGHKAYASAVQKLLFGADSEVVTSQRAITAQAPGGTGALRTAADFIKSHLTSDRIWVSNPTWANHGNVFNTAGLEVKQYAYYNAETRDLDFNAMLASLAEAEAGDVVLFHGCCHNPTGIDPTLEQWTTLAQLCANKKLLPLFDFAYQGFAIGVEEDAAGLRVFTEHCEELLVANSFSKNFGLYNERVGGLTLVAKNKDVAAAAFSQIKSGIRANYSNPPAHGAAIVAIILDDEVLRKQWIAEVAEMRVRIHEMRELFVVTLAEMGVTGDYSFITRQNGMFSFSGLTKEQVATLKDEHAVYIVGSGRISVAGMTKNNMQPLCKAIAAVL, from the coding sequence ATGTTTGAGAAAATCGTTACAGCAGCAGCAGATCCAATCTTAGGTTTAACAGAAGCATTTGTTAAAGATCCACGTGCCGAAAAAATCAATTTAGGTGTGGGTATTTATAAAGATGAAACTGGCCAAACTCCTATCCTAAAATCAGTTAAATTAGCAGAGCAAAAGCTAATTGATGAAGAAAAAAGTAAAAGTTATTTGAGTATTGAAGGCCATAAAGCCTATGCGTCGGCAGTACAAAAACTATTATTTGGTGCCGATAGCGAGGTTGTAACGAGCCAACGTGCAATTACAGCACAAGCACCGGGTGGTACTGGTGCACTACGTACAGCTGCAGATTTTATTAAAAGTCATTTAACCAGTGATCGTATTTGGGTAAGTAACCCAACATGGGCAAATCACGGTAATGTGTTTAATACGGCGGGCCTAGAAGTTAAGCAGTATGCTTATTATAACGCAGAAACACGCGATTTAGATTTTAATGCGATGTTAGCTTCTTTAGCTGAAGCTGAAGCGGGTGATGTTGTTCTTTTCCATGGCTGCTGCCATAATCCAACCGGTATTGATCCAACGCTTGAACAGTGGACTACACTTGCGCAGCTATGTGCGAACAAAAAGTTATTACCACTGTTTGATTTTGCATACCAAGGTTTTGCAATAGGTGTTGAAGAAGATGCGGCTGGTCTACGTGTATTCACAGAGCATTGTGAAGAATTATTAGTTGCTAACTCATTCTCTAAAAACTTTGGTTTATACAACGAACGTGTTGGCGGTCTAACGCTAGTAGCGAAAAATAAAGATGTTGCTGCTGCGGCATTTAGCCAAATTAAATCAGGTATTCGTGCCAACTATTCAAACCCACCTGCACATGGCGCGGCAATTGTTGCAATTATTCTTGATGATGAAGTATTACGTAAACAATGGATTGCAGAAGTAGCTGAAATGCGTGTACGTATTCACGAAATGCGTGAGTTATTTGTAGTAACACTCGCTGAAATGGGGGTGACTGGCGACTATAGCTTTATTACTCGCCAAAATGGTATGTTCTCATTCTCAGGTCTTACTAAAGAACAAGTGGCTACATTGAAAGATGAACACGCTGTTTATATCGTTGGTTCGGGCCGTATCAGCGTTGCTGGTATGACTAAAAACAATATGCAACCGCTATGTAAAGCGATTGCTGCGGTACTTTAA
- a CDS encoding L-lactate MFS transporter — translation MSNKPLQILLAGIGINLTIGILYAWGVFTVPLAEALNVDAADVKSPYKIAVFTFATCLLIAGILQDKIGPKKVAMLGVTLVGLGLIASGYTTTLTELEFTFGGIVGAGIGFSYACISPSAMKWWPKGKKGLVSGLTAGGFGLASVYLAPLSTSLIENYGIYDTFKILGVGLLAIAIPLASLLVAPPAGYVADASEAKAAASSDDINLTWQQMLKTRQFYQLWVMFLVSAAAGIMLIGSIGNISKSIGLTSEQIAFSVVLLAIFNTGGRVVGGLISDRIGRVNTLALVFLMQAGNMAFFTTITTQMPLMVAIAIGAMSYGALLSVFPTITADNYGLKNYGTNFGILYSSWGVSGFFGGFLATVAGSTNNTYFAFAALLLAVTVIAFFTKPVDKAAVLAKEEGKLKAAKA, via the coding sequence ATGAGTAATAAACCACTTCAGATCCTATTAGCTGGTATAGGCATAAATTTAACAATCGGTATCCTATACGCATGGGGTGTTTTTACTGTACCTCTAGCAGAAGCGTTAAACGTTGATGCTGCAGATGTAAAATCACCGTATAAAATTGCTGTTTTCACATTCGCTACTTGTTTACTTATTGCTGGTATCTTACAAGACAAGATTGGTCCTAAAAAAGTGGCCATGCTTGGTGTAACGCTCGTTGGTCTAGGTCTTATTGCTTCAGGTTACACTACTACTTTAACCGAACTTGAATTTACCTTTGGTGGTATCGTTGGTGCCGGTATCGGTTTCTCATACGCATGTATTAGCCCAAGCGCGATGAAATGGTGGCCTAAAGGTAAGAAAGGTTTAGTCAGTGGACTAACTGCTGGTGGTTTCGGACTTGCTTCTGTATACCTAGCGCCATTGTCTACAAGCCTGATTGAAAACTACGGTATCTACGACACATTCAAAATCTTAGGTGTGGGTCTATTAGCTATCGCAATCCCATTAGCATCTTTGTTAGTTGCGCCTCCTGCTGGTTATGTTGCTGACGCATCTGAAGCAAAAGCGGCAGCGTCAAGTGATGATATTAACCTGACTTGGCAGCAAATGCTGAAAACTCGTCAATTTTACCAGTTATGGGTAATGTTCCTAGTTTCAGCTGCTGCAGGCATCATGCTTATTGGTAGTATTGGTAACATCAGTAAATCAATTGGTCTGACATCAGAGCAAATTGCATTCAGTGTTGTTTTACTTGCTATTTTTAATACTGGTGGTCGTGTTGTAGGTGGTTTAATTTCTGATAGGATTGGCCGTGTTAATACACTTGCTTTAGTATTCTTAATGCAAGCGGGTAACATGGCGTTCTTCACAACCATTACCACGCAAATGCCGCTTATGGTTGCGATTGCAATTGGCGCGATGTCATACGGTGCACTATTAAGTGTATTCCCAACGATTACTGCTGATAACTATGGTCTAAAAAATTACGGCACTAACTTCGGTATCCTTTATTCTTCATGGGGTGTATCAGGTTTCTTCGGTGGTTTCTTAGCGACTGTTGCAGGTTCAACTAACAATACTTATTTTGCTTTCGCGGCATTATTACTGGCTGTTACTGTGATTGCATTCTTTACTAAGCCTGTTGATAAAGCAGCTGTCTTAGCGAAAGAAGAAGGCAAATTAAAAGCCGCTAAAGCTTAA
- a CDS encoding porin family protein: MKILIPLVLSLGSIVTTPALATDKTSGDVDFYLGAKTGYLYTAFDELDPKVPATFMIGIQQSGFGLEFEGTFVDMDENNIDFEYESYAIYGTYRTSGEFYAKIRAGYLEETLKSDTKKWEEDGFSGGIAFGLEVSDAFTIEAGYTVIQADLKYFSIGGNVHF; encoded by the coding sequence ATGAAAATATTAATCCCTCTGGTTTTATCACTCGGTTCAATTGTCACAACCCCCGCCCTAGCTACCGACAAAACATCCGGTGATGTCGACTTTTACCTTGGTGCTAAAACGGGTTATCTATATACCGCATTTGACGAGCTTGACCCAAAAGTTCCTGCTACTTTTATGATTGGCATTCAACAAAGTGGCTTCGGCTTAGAATTTGAAGGTACCTTTGTTGATATGGATGAAAACAATATTGATTTTGAATACGAATCTTACGCTATTTACGGCACCTATCGTACGTCTGGTGAATTTTACGCCAAAATAAGAGCTGGTTATTTAGAAGAGACGCTGAAATCAGACACAAAAAAATGGGAAGAGGATGGTTTTTCTGGTGGTATTGCGTTTGGTCTTGAGGTCAGCGATGCTTTCACTATCGAAGCGGGCTATACCGTTATTCAAGCCGATTTGAAATATTTTAGTATCGGCGGTAATGTGCATTTCTGA